Proteins encoded in a region of the Trypanosoma brucei gambiense DAL972 chromosome 6, complete sequence genome:
- a CDS encoding kinesin, putative, whose product MSDADVKEGTAAGDSVAVPESVVKPDEGRRSRGESTGGTAAGDTGVPKNIARCLVYCRLRPRNKTDFKNGGFQLVTVSGNDIVVKDQRFYKFDGAFGDECTQSDIFEAVAVPCITHAFKGFCSALMCYGQTGTGKSFTMCNTTPGQEGIIPRSAKLIFDKIQSDNARSYEVTGQFVQIYRDNLGDLMSATGRDRVDIHFDEQGGVELTGCSSHVLLSAQEFMRFYRIGNDRRVVTATAMNPESSRGHTALVLRIVSESPSDPEAGKLKGKITFIDLAGYERFSKTGITHDNPIMKDEAKCINASLLSLGHVVSCLSSGSRHIPWRDSKLTRILQDSIGGRSRTSIILTVGPSSDHLHETTNSLQFGLRAMDVKVTAKQSVHVDYQKLAQKLQSLLDERDERINLLEVQIASRDAERHELMERYNDRREDIDRRFEIEMAELKRTGASEEQMLNLREVYKAEVENLQEQQDEEFQYREEVYSKEIVHLIREQEHQEAKRRAEMKLAQDLIIAEFQKKLDNAREGTNDDLVRVLKQLSEKDAILASRANDTVRLHEHIEVLREQVKELGGVPIEEATFPETFLDVGQVEEMRNRLEADVQRHRAKGVELLAEVDRLSQLCSERLEEINRLRDENTQYRAALENSGISLNDTDDLTEFLSEKRTQMVDVSEMETLRVTMQADLDEAKAHNRELAREVEQLKFELTATAIPLTARLRCPPCATARGPSPFDAARNLCLTQRKPPQKDGTPSPNNTQNENLQRTVKQLTEQLEFSMRERKSLQDRVEAVETQLASHGVEVPGPYVPPIKLGFPGSAPVTSSETDAMEPPEDTDMDVLLRVKEEEIDVLLETIERQEHLLNAARSNEEFHRRVICELQQQMVTAQIQVEDPQNAPPPVDAIAMDEYMSILRLVRESERKLAAQLAERDGEDGAEVEALLEKKDAELQMKEETILEKASKAQYAAKLCIRLKNQMLRCGITPCCELPDSYNELIEREEEELNEQLMCQDELLARLRSEEEEKHRMQNMLKSLNEERERQSSVIRTVQERCELVEKKQLVTAAHLSRLATEKSQREQILEETLRRATQELLDCKIKMAMEKEAGSPGVLKRFLRRLRSN is encoded by the coding sequence atgTCGGATGCCGATGTGAAAGAGGGAACGGCGGCCGGCGATTCAGTGGCCGTTCCCGAGTCGGTTGTAAAACCAGATGAAGGACGGCGGAGCAGAGGTGAGTCTACTGGCGGGACAGCTGCTGGGGATACCGGTGTGCCAAAGAATATAGCACGGTGTCTTGTTTATTGCAGGTTGAGGCCACGGAACAAGACTGATTTTAAGAACGGTGGGTTCCAACTAGTGACAGTAAGCGGGAATGATATTGTTGTGAAGGATCAACGCTTTTACAAGTTTGATGGTGCTTTTGGCGACGAATGTACACAAAGTGATATATTTGAAGCGGTGGCCGTCCCTTGCATAACACACGCATTTAAAGGTTTTTGCTCAGCGTTGATGTGCTACGGACAGACGGGTACAGGTAAGTCTTTCACTATGTGTAATACCACTCCTGGCCAAGAAGGCATCATTCCACGGTCCGCCAAACTTATTTTCGACAAAATTCAATCAGACAATGCGCGGAGTTATGAAGTGACAGGACAGTTTGTTCAGATTTACCGTGACAACCTTGGTGACTTGATGAGTGCAACTGGAAGGGACCGAGTGGATATTCACTTCGACGAACAAGGGGGCGTAGAACTTACCGGTTGCAGCTCCCATGTTCTTCTGAGTGCCCAAGAGTTTATGCGCTTTTACCGCATCGGAAATGACCGTCGGGTTGTAACTGCGACTGCTATGAATCCGGAGTCCAGCCGCGGCCATACAGCTTTAGTTCTCCGCATCGTATCAGAGAGCCCCAGCGACCCAGAGGCAGGTAAACTGAAGGGAAAGATTACATTCATCGACTTAGCAGGATACGAGCGTTTTAGTAAAACTGGTATTACACATGACAACCCCATTATGAAGGATGAGGCGAAGTGCATCAACGCCTCTCTTCTTTCACTTGGTCACGTTGTGTCGTGTTTGTCGTCAGGTAGCCGGCACATTCCTTGGCGTGATTCGAAGCTGACGCGGATTCTGCAGGACTCTATTGGCGGAAGGAGCCGTACCTCTATTATTTTGACTGTTGGGCCAAGTAGTGATCACCTCCACGAAACCACAAATTCACTGCAGTTTGGTTTGCGAGCAATGGATGTGAAGGTGACGGCCAAACAGTCGGTTCATGTGGATTACCAGAAGCTGGCCCAGAAGCTGCAATCACTCTTGGATGAAAGGGACGAGAGAATCAATTTACTCGAAGTGCAGATCGCTTCTCGTGACGCAGAAAGACACGAGTTAATGGAGCGTTACAACGATCGCCGGGAAGACATTGACAGACGTTTTGAGATTGAGATGGCTGAACTGAAGAGAACTGGTGCATCGGAAGAGCAGATGCTGAACCTGCGTGAAGTATACAAGGCTGAGGTGGAAAACCTCCAGGAGCAGCAAGACGAGGAGTTCCAATACAGGGAGGAAGTGTATTCAAAGGAGATCGTCCACCTTATTCGCGAGCAGGAGCATCAGGAAGCGAAGCGACGGGCAGAGATGAAATTGGCGCAAGATCTTATCATTGCGGAGTTCCAAAAGAAGCTCGACAACGCGCGTGAGGGAACAAATGATGATCTCGTCAGAGTTTTGAAGCAACTGTCCGAAAAGGACGCCATATTGGCCAGCCGAGCGAACGACACGGTGAGACTCCACGAACATATTGAGGTGCTCAGGGAGCAAGTGAAGGAGCTCGGTGGAGTGCCTATAGAGGAGGCGACGTTTCCCGAAACCTTTCTGGACGTTGGCCAGGTGGAGGAGATGCGGAACCGGCTGGAGGCGGATGTGCAACGCCATCGTGCTAAGGGTGTGGAATTGCTTGCGGAAGTGGATCGTCTTTCGCAGCTCTGCTCTGAGCGGTTGGAGGAGATAAACCGACTCCGCGACGAAAACACACAATATCGCGCCGCATTGGAAAACAGTGGCATTTCATTGAATGACACTGATGATTTGACGGAATTCCTTTCTGAGAAGCGCACTCAGATGGTGGATGTTTCTGAGATGGAAACTCTTCGTGTCACCATGCAGGCCGACCTTGATGAAGCGAAGGCGCACAACAGGGAGCTGGCGCGGGAGGTGGAGCAGTTGAAGTTTGAATTAACCGCAACCGCTATTCCACTCACAGCCCGGCTTCGATGTCCGCCGTGCGCAACTGCACGAGGTCCTTCCCCGTTTGACGCTGCGCGCAACCTGTGTTTGACGCAGCGTAAACCACCTCAAAAGGATGGCACGCCATCCCCAAACAACACTCAAAATGAAAACTTGCAAAGGACCGTGAAGCAGCTTACGGAGCAACTGGAATTCAGCATGCGTGAGAGGAAGTCGCTTCAGGACCGCGTTGAGGCTGTTGAGACGCAACTTGCTTCGCATGGTGTTGAGGTTCCGGGGCCGTACGTACCCCCAATCAAACTTGGTTTCCCCGGCTCTGCACCAGTGACGTCATCAGAAACAGATGCAATGGAGCCACCGGAGGATACCGATATGGATGTGCTGCTCCGtgtaaaggaggaggaaattgaCGTGTTATTGGAAACAATTGAACGGCAGGAGCACTTGCTCAATGCTGCGAGGTCGAATGAAGAGTTTCACCGACGCGTCATTTGtgagttgcagcagcagaTGGTGACTGCGCAAATCCAGGTGGAAGATCCTCAGAACGCCCCTCCTCCTGTTGACGCCATTGCAATGGATGAGTATATGTCAATTTTGCGTTTAGTTCGGGAGTCCGAACGCAAGTTGGCAGCTCAATTGGCTGAGCGCGATGGAGAGGATGGCGCGGAGGTGGAGGCCCTGTTGGAGAAGAAGGATGCGGAACTACAAATGAAGGAGGAGACCATACTCGAGAAGGCGTCGAAGGCGCAATATGCAGCGAAGCTCTGCATTCGTCTGAAGAACCAGATGCTGCGTTGTGGCATCACACCGTGTTGTGAGCTTCCAGACTCGTATAACGAGTTGATCGAGCGcgaagaggaggaactgaATGAGCAACTAATGTGCCAAGATGAACTGTTAGCCAGGCTTCGTtcggaggaggaagaaaagcatCGCATGCAGAATATGCTGAAATCACTTAATGAGGAGCGCGAGAGGCAATCCAGCGTCATTCGAACTGTTCAAGAGCGCTGTGAACtggtggaaaagaaacaattggTTACGGCAGCCCACTTGTCGCGATTGGCAACGGAAAAATCCCAGAGGGAGCAAATTCTTGAGGAAACGCTACGACGTGCAACACAAGAATTGTTGGATTGCAAGATTAAGATGGCcatggaaaaagaagcaggtaGCCCGGGTGTGTTAAAGCGTTTCCTCCGCCGCCTGCGCTCCAACTGA
- a CDS encoding S-adenosylmethionine decarboxylase yields the protein MSSCKDSLSLMAMWGSIARFDPKHERSFEGPEKRLEVIMRVVDGTHVSGLLAHDDDVWQKVIDAICAHIVSREFNEYIRSYVLSESSLFVMKDRVILITCGTITLLNCVPLICEAVSTVCGEVEWVSFMHKNYSFPWEQKGPHLSMAEEFKTLRSHFPSGQPFIFGPIDSDHYFLYFHSDVVQPSCSDDAQLSMTMYGLDRNQTKHWYSDKMLPTGPETAVIREATGLSEVVDDSWILHDLQYEPCGYSINAIRGSEYQTIHITPEEHCSFASYETNTCALNYSKCICGVLRVFDPERFSVIVFIDPDSAVGKSYHSGGTIGVEPEYYPNYEAHHRTVNEYTPGHWVLKVNYVKRAVGTVGTSAASGAKE from the coding sequence ATGTCCTCTTGCAAGGACTCTCTTTCGCTCATGGCGATGTGGGGTTCCATCGCTCGTTTTGACCCAAAGCACGAGCGAAGCTTCGAAGGGCCTGAGAAGCGCTTGGAGGTGATAATGCGGGTGGTGGACGGGACGCACGTTAGTGGTTTACTTGCACACGATGACGATGTGTGGCAAAAAGTTATTGATGCTATATGTGCACACATTGTTTCTCGTGAGTTTAATGAATACATTCGCTCCTACGTGTTATCGGAGAGCTCATTGTTTGTAATGAAAGATCGCGTGATTCTCATAACTTGTGGTACCATCACTCTTTTGAATTGCGTGCCGCTCATATGCGAGGCGGTGAGTACTGTTTGCGGCGAAGTAGAATGGGTTTCCTTCATGCACAAAAACTACAGTTTCCCGTGGGAGCAGAAGGGACCGCATCTTTCGATGGCGGAAGAATTTAAGACACTTAGGTCCCATTTTCCGTCGGGACAACCATTCATATTTGGTCCGATTGACAGCGACCACTACTTCTTGTATTTCCACAGTGATGTTGTTCAACCCAGCTGCAGTGACGATGCACAACTCAGCATGACCATGTATGGGCTTGATCGCAATCAAACGAAACACTGGTACTCGGATAAGATGTTGCCTACGGGTCCTGAAACCGCAGTGATACGGGAGGCAACGGGGCTCAGTGAAGTTGTAGATGATTCATGGATCCTTCACGACCTTCAGTATGAGCCATGTGGCTACAGCATAAATGCGATACGTGGTAGCGAGTATCAAACGATACACATAACACCTGAGGAGCACTGTTCGTTTGCATCATATGAGACGAATACGTGTGCTCTTAATTACTCGAAGTGTATCTGTGGAGTATTGAGAGTGTTCGACCCTGAACGGTTTTCTGTGATTGTATTTATTGACCCTGATAGTGCTGTGGGGAAGTCTTACCATAGTGGGGGAACGATTGGTGTGGAACCCGAGTATTATCCGAACTATGAAGCGCATCACCGTACAGTGAACGAGTATACACCGGGTCACTGGGTTCTGAAGGTAAACTATGTAAAACGTGCGGTTGGCACTGTAGGGACTTCCGCAGCTTCTGGAGCGAAGGAATGA